One window from the genome of Salvia miltiorrhiza cultivar Shanhuang (shh) chromosome 7, IMPLAD_Smil_shh, whole genome shotgun sequence encodes:
- the LOC130995985 gene encoding uncharacterized protein LOC130995985, which yields MTPDFWTGLRDYWHQPEVEAVSNRARANRMSEPDGEGTGISRHVGGSQSTRILQQYMSLDPGTPQDAPNYATFLRLHTYADGSYTSERDARIDAEVHRLAAATGRQERLDEVYLEVVQIDRSRIYGVGSAGQSQASRGSIRSTGSSAVSQQLYETRISTLEEQLVAEQAQRQQMEDRMAQLEAFMRMYNAQPPPGPDADDDDDDA from the exons atgactcccgatttttggactggactccgggattactggcatcagcccgaggttgaggctgtttcaaatcgagcacgtgccaaccggatgtccgagcccgatggggagggtacagggatcagtaggcacgtgggcgggtcccagtcgactcgtatcctgcagcagtatatg agcttggatcctggtactccccaggatgcaccgaactatgccaccttcctccgcctccacacgtacgccgacggaagttatacgtcggagagagatgctagaattgac gccgaggttcatcgactggccgctgccacaggacgacaggagcggctagacgaggtgtatttggaggtggtgcaaattgataggtcacggatctacggcgtcgggagtgccgggcagagtcaggctagtagggggtctatccgcagcacgggcagttctgcggtgtctcagcagctttatgagacacggatctccacgctggaggagcaaTTGGtcgcagagcaagcacaacgccaacagatggaggaccgcatggctcaattggaggcgtttatgaggatgtataatgctcagccacctccagggcctgatgccgatgatgatgatgatgatgcttag